A window of the Polaribacter sp. HaHaR_3_91 genome harbors these coding sequences:
- a CDS encoding arginine decarboxylase: MNTKYIDLVEQTFDFPQEEFKTENNKLFWHGINLMELIEQYGSPLKFTYLPKISENINKAKGWFQNSIEKHNYKGKYFYSYCTKSSHFKHVLHEALKNDIHIETSSAFDIDIVNNLKKEGKIKDNTYIICNGFKRDQYIKNIGGLINSGHTNVIPIIDNYEEINLLLDETDKQINVGIRIASEEEPKFEFYTSRLGIGYKNIVAFYEREIATNTQVDLKMLHFFINTGIKDNAYYWNELMKCLNVYINLKKICPTLDCLNIGGGFPIKNSLAFDYDYEYMIDEIINQINEVCKDAGVEVPNIFTEFGSFTVGESGAAIYEILYQKKQNDRERWNMINSSFITTLPDAWAINKRFIMLPVNKWNRQYERVLLGGLTCDSDDYYNSEQHINGIYLPVYEKDNPLYIGFFNTGAYQESIGGFGGLQHCLIPHPKHLILDRDEDGNLTSRVFKEQQKSSELLSILGY, translated from the coding sequence GTGAATACAAAATACATAGATTTAGTCGAGCAAACGTTCGATTTCCCACAAGAAGAATTCAAAACAGAAAATAATAAATTGTTTTGGCACGGAATTAATTTAATGGAATTAATAGAACAATATGGTTCACCATTAAAATTTACGTATTTGCCAAAAATTTCAGAAAACATCAACAAAGCAAAAGGATGGTTTCAAAATAGTATTGAAAAACATAACTATAAAGGAAAGTATTTTTATAGCTATTGTACAAAAAGCTCTCATTTTAAACATGTTTTACATGAAGCTTTAAAAAATGATATTCATATAGAAACATCGTCTGCTTTTGATATAGATATTGTAAATAATCTTAAAAAAGAAGGAAAGATAAAAGACAATACGTACATTATTTGTAACGGATTTAAACGTGACCAATACATTAAAAATATTGGAGGTTTAATTAATTCTGGTCATACAAATGTGATTCCTATTATTGATAATTACGAAGAAATCAACCTATTATTAGATGAAACTGATAAACAGATAAATGTTGGTATAAGAATAGCATCAGAAGAAGAACCTAAATTTGAGTTTTATACTTCTAGATTAGGTATTGGATATAAAAATATTGTTGCTTTTTATGAGCGAGAAATCGCTACTAATACACAAGTAGATTTAAAAATGTTACATTTTTTTATCAATACAGGTATTAAAGACAATGCATATTATTGGAACGAATTGATGAAATGTTTAAACGTTTACATCAACCTAAAGAAAATATGTCCTACGTTAGATTGTTTGAATATTGGTGGTGGTTTTCCTATTAAAAATTCATTGGCATTTGATTATGATTACGAGTATATGATTGATGAAATTATCAATCAAATAAATGAAGTTTGTAAAGATGCAGGTGTAGAAGTACCAAATATTTTTACAGAGTTTGGAAGTTTTACCGTTGGAGAATCTGGAGCAGCTATTTACGAGATTTTATATCAAAAGAAACAAAATGATAGAGAGCGTTGGAATATGATAAACTCTTCATTTATAACAACTTTACCAGATGCTTGGGCTATAAATAAACGTTTTATTATGTTACCAGTTAATAAATGGAACAGACAATATGAACGAGTTTTATTAGGTGGTTTAACCTGTGATAGTGATGACTATTATAATTCTGAACAACATATAAACGGAATTTATTTACCTGTTTATGAGAAAGATAATCCGTTGTATATTGGTTTTTTTAACACTGGAGCATATCAAGAATCTATTGGAGGTTTTGGAGGTTTACAGCACTGCTTAATTCCGCATCCAAAACATTTAATTTTAGATAGAGATGAAGACGGAAATTTAACTTCAAGAGTCTTTAAAGAACAACAAAAAAGTAGCGAATTATTATCAATTTTAGGATATTAA
- a CDS encoding DEAD/DEAH box helicase codes for MAEIDTSVKKVGKELYGYQQDALQEIFRRFKDAPKDYHLLYQLPTGGGKTVIFSEIVRRYLETFKKKVLVLTHRIELSKQTSKMLKEFGVSNKIINSTAILDDQDDFNCFVAMVETLKNRLNDDKLDISDIGLVIVDEAHYNSFTKIFKFFDESFILGVTATPLSSNIKLPMYENYQELFVGETIQHLIDHEYLASANLYSYNVGLTSLEVGANGDYTVKSSEDLYTNSDMLSKLVSAYEETAKGKKTLIFNNGINTSIQVFHAFKKAGYPIAHLDNTNTRAERELILKWFKKTPGAIITSVSILTTGFDEPTIEAIILNRATKSLTLYYQMIGRGSRVLNNKSTFDVIDLGNNFHRFGPWGADLDWEKMFRAPDYYLNAILSDEDIESTFRYELTADVKKEFEKSTDTYFDMKKVYIDTIRQGESSKRVLEKSIVHHAKMCIENSEDVFDALILAKLLGEEIDDRINRYAKCISKSTHNFVTWLKDDYRKKLNAYLRTNFDEDFEEIHGHPPIEE; via the coding sequence TTGGCAGAGATAGACACTTCAGTAAAGAAAGTAGGTAAAGAATTATACGGTTATCAACAAGATGCACTTCAAGAGATTTTTAGGAGGTTTAAAGATGCACCTAAAGATTACCATTTATTGTATCAATTACCTACAGGTGGTGGTAAAACTGTTATTTTTTCTGAAATAGTTAGACGTTATTTAGAAACTTTTAAAAAGAAAGTTTTGGTTTTAACACACAGAATTGAGCTGAGTAAGCAAACTTCTAAAATGTTAAAAGAATTTGGAGTTTCTAATAAAATTATCAATTCTACAGCTATTTTAGATGATCAAGACGATTTTAATTGTTTTGTGGCAATGGTTGAGACCTTAAAAAATAGGTTAAATGATGATAAATTAGATATTTCTGATATCGGTTTAGTAATTGTAGATGAGGCACATTACAATTCTTTTACAAAAATCTTTAAGTTTTTCGATGAGTCTTTTATACTTGGTGTAACAGCAACTCCTTTGAGTTCTAACATTAAATTACCAATGTATGAGAATTATCAAGAGTTATTTGTTGGAGAAACGATTCAGCATTTAATAGATCATGAATATTTAGCAAGTGCAAATTTATATTCTTATAATGTTGGTTTAACTTCTTTGGAAGTAGGAGCAAATGGAGATTATACAGTAAAATCTTCTGAAGATTTATATACGAATTCAGACATGCTTTCTAAATTAGTTTCTGCATATGAAGAAACGGCAAAAGGAAAGAAAACCTTGATATTTAATAATGGTATTAACACATCTATACAAGTGTTTCATGCGTTTAAAAAGGCGGGGTATCCAATTGCACATTTAGACAATACAAATACAAGAGCAGAGCGTGAACTCATTTTAAAGTGGTTTAAGAAAACTCCAGGAGCAATTATTACTTCTGTAAGTATTTTAACAACTGGTTTTGATGAGCCAACCATTGAAGCAATTATATTAAATAGAGCAACAAAATCATTGACTTTATACTACCAAATGATTGGTCGTGGTTCTAGGGTTTTAAATAACAAAAGCACTTTTGATGTTATCGATTTAGGTAACAACTTTCATAGATTTGGTCCTTGGGGAGCAGATTTAGATTGGGAAAAAATGTTTAGAGCGCCAGACTATTATTTAAATGCAATTCTTTCTGATGAAGATATAGAAAGTACCTTTAGATATGAATTAACGGCAGATGTTAAAAAAGAATTTGAAAAATCTACAGATACTTATTTCGATATGAAAAAAGTATATATAGATACTATTAGACAAGGAGAATCTTCTAAAAGGGTTTTAGAAAAATCTATTGTACACCATGCAAAAATGTGTATTGAAAATAGTGAAGATGTTTTTGATGCATTAATCTTAGCAAAATTATTAGGAGAAGAAATTGATGATAGAATTAATAGATATGCAAAATGTATTTCTAAAAGTACTCACAATTTTGTAACGTGGTTAAAAGACGATTATAGAAAGAAATTAAATGCTTATTTAAGAACTAATTTCGATGAAGATTTTGAGGAAATTCATGGTCATCCACCAATTGAAGAATAA
- the ytxJ gene encoding bacillithiol system redox-active protein YtxJ produces MSIFNKIFGAKEDATSKVQKVSYLNWIPLTSIEQLEEIKEISKTEAVLIFKHSTRCGISSMVIKQFEKLFTEEHQNLKVYYLDLLNYRDISDEVGFTFQVMHQSPQLIAVKNGVSVENASHYEITNTNLSRFI; encoded by the coding sequence ATGAGTATATTTAATAAGATTTTTGGAGCAAAAGAAGATGCTACATCAAAAGTACAAAAAGTGTCATACTTAAACTGGATTCCTTTAACTTCTATAGAGCAATTAGAAGAAATTAAAGAAATTTCTAAAACAGAAGCTGTTTTAATTTTTAAACATTCTACTAGATGTGGAATTAGCAGTATGGTAATTAAGCAATTTGAAAAGCTTTTTACAGAAGAACATCAAAATTTAAAAGTTTATTATTTAGATTTATTAAATTATAGAGATATTTCTGATGAAGTTGGGTTTACTTTTCAAGTAATGCATCAATCACCGCAATTAATTGCAGTTAAAAATGGAGTTTCTGTAGAGAATGCGTCTCATTATGAGATCACAAATACAAATTTATCGAGATTTATATAG
- the clpB gene encoding ATP-dependent chaperone ClpB yields the protein MNFNNYTTKSQETIQMAQQIAQGFGHNQIENEHIFKALTEVDENVLPFLLKKLNININIVNQILDKQLESLPKVSGAELMISREASKTLTEAAVIAKKMKDDYVSIEHLILAIFKSKSNIAQVLKDQGVTEKHLQAAIDELRKGERVTSQSQEETYNSLNKFAKNLNQLAQDGKLDPVIGRDEEIRRLLQILSRRTKNNPILVGEPGTGKTAIAEGLAHRIVDGDVPENLKGKLIFSLDMGALIAGAKYKGEFEERLKAVIKEVTSADGDIVLFIDEIHTLVGAGGGNGAMDAANILKPALARGELRAIGATTLDEYQKYFEKDKALERRFQKVQVNEPDTESAISILRGIKDKYETHHKVRIKDEAIIGAVELSQRYITNRFLPDKAIDLMDEAMAKLRMEINSKPEELDVLDRKVMQLEIEIEAIKREKDENKLKSLRSDLANLKEERNEMNAKWKSEKDVVDNIQNAKAAIEDLKMEAEKAERDGDYGKVAEIRYGKIKKAQEDLEGFQKVLAENQSEKSLIKEEVTYDDIAEVVAKWTGVPVTKMIQSEREKLLRLEGQLHKRVVGQEEAIVAISDAVRRSKAGLQNPNKPIGSFLFLGTTGVGKTELAKALAEYLFDDENAMTRIDMSEYQEKHSVSRLVGAPPGYVGYDEGGQLTEAVRRRPYSVVLLDEIEKAHPDTFNILLQVLDEGRLTDNKGRVADFKNTIIIMTSNIGSHIIQDKFSDPKADLEAVTELAKIEVLALLKQSVRPEFLNRIDDVIMFTPLNKENIFEIVKLQIDHLKKMIGKQEITLDATDEAITYLAEKGYQPEFGARPVKRVIQKEVLNQLSKEILSGKITTDSIILIDAFDDKLVFRNQSDFVENV from the coding sequence ATGAACTTTAACAATTATACAACAAAATCGCAAGAGACCATACAAATGGCGCAACAGATTGCGCAAGGTTTTGGTCATAATCAAATAGAAAATGAACATATTTTTAAAGCTTTAACAGAAGTAGATGAAAATGTTTTACCTTTTCTTTTGAAAAAATTAAACATTAATATAAATATTGTAAACCAAATTTTAGACAAACAACTAGAGAGTTTACCTAAAGTTTCTGGTGCAGAATTAATGATTTCTAGAGAAGCTAGTAAAACCTTAACAGAAGCAGCTGTTATTGCAAAAAAGATGAAAGATGATTATGTTTCTATTGAACATTTAATTCTGGCTATTTTTAAGTCTAAAAGTAATATTGCACAAGTTTTAAAAGACCAAGGTGTCACAGAAAAGCATTTACAAGCAGCTATTGATGAGTTAAGAAAAGGAGAAAGAGTAACTTCTCAAAGTCAAGAAGAAACCTATAATTCTTTAAATAAATTTGCTAAAAACTTAAATCAATTAGCGCAAGACGGCAAATTAGATCCTGTAATTGGTAGAGATGAAGAAATCCGTAGATTATTACAGATTTTATCTCGTAGAACAAAAAATAATCCAATTTTAGTTGGAGAACCAGGAACCGGAAAAACGGCTATTGCAGAAGGTTTAGCGCACAGAATTGTTGATGGTGATGTACCAGAAAACCTAAAAGGAAAACTAATTTTTTCTTTGGATATGGGTGCATTAATTGCAGGTGCAAAATATAAAGGAGAATTTGAAGAGCGTTTAAAAGCTGTAATTAAAGAGGTAACAAGCGCCGATGGAGATATTGTGCTATTTATTGATGAAATTCACACTTTAGTTGGTGCTGGTGGTGGAAATGGAGCTATGGATGCTGCAAATATTCTAAAACCCGCTTTAGCACGTGGAGAATTGCGTGCAATTGGTGCAACTACGTTGGATGAATATCAGAAATATTTTGAAAAAGACAAAGCTTTAGAAAGACGTTTTCAGAAAGTGCAAGTTAATGAACCTGATACAGAAAGTGCCATTTCTATTTTACGAGGAATTAAAGATAAATATGAAACTCACCACAAGGTTCGTATTAAAGATGAAGCCATTATTGGTGCGGTAGAATTATCTCAGCGTTATATTACCAATCGTTTTTTACCAGATAAAGCGATTGATTTAATGGATGAAGCAATGGCTAAACTGCGTATGGAAATCAATTCTAAACCAGAAGAACTAGATGTTTTAGACAGAAAGGTGATGCAATTAGAAATTGAAATTGAAGCCATAAAACGTGAAAAAGATGAGAACAAGTTAAAATCTTTACGTTCTGATTTAGCGAATCTAAAAGAAGAACGAAATGAGATGAACGCAAAATGGAAATCGGAAAAAGATGTAGTTGATAATATCCAAAATGCAAAAGCTGCCATAGAAGATTTAAAGATGGAAGCGGAAAAAGCAGAACGTGATGGAGATTATGGTAAAGTTGCCGAAATTAGATATGGGAAAATTAAAAAAGCCCAAGAAGATTTAGAAGGTTTCCAAAAAGTTTTAGCAGAGAATCAATCTGAAAAATCTTTGATAAAAGAAGAAGTAACTTATGATGATATTGCTGAAGTAGTTGCTAAATGGACTGGTGTTCCGGTGACAAAAATGATTCAATCTGAGCGTGAAAAATTGCTTAGACTAGAAGGTCAATTACATAAAAGAGTCGTAGGCCAAGAAGAAGCAATTGTTGCCATTTCTGATGCCGTTAGAAGATCTAAAGCAGGCTTACAAAACCCAAACAAACCTATTGGTAGTTTCTTGTTTTTAGGAACTACGGGAGTTGGTAAAACCGAATTAGCAAAAGCCCTTGCAGAATATCTTTTTGATGATGAAAACGCAATGACACGTATTGATATGAGTGAATATCAAGAAAAACATTCTGTAAGTAGATTGGTTGGTGCGCCTCCGGGATATGTTGGGTATGATGAAGGCGGACAATTAACAGAAGCTGTTAGAAGAAGACCTTATTCTGTAGTACTTTTAGATGAAATTGAAAAAGCGCATCCAGATACTTTTAATATTTTATTACAAGTGTTAGATGAAGGAAGGTTAACGGATAATAAAGGACGTGTAGCTGACTTTAAAAACACCATTATCATTATGACCTCTAACATTGGTAGCCATATTATTCAGGATAAATTTAGCGACCCAAAAGCAGATTTAGAAGCTGTAACTGAGTTGGCAAAAATAGAAGTTTTAGCCTTGTTAAAACAATCTGTAAGACCAGAATTTTTAAATAGAATTGATGATGTAATTATGTTTACACCTTTAAACAAGGAAAATATATTTGAAATTGTAAAATTACAAATAGATCATTTAAAGAAAATGATTGGTAAACAAGAAATTACTTTAGATGCAACCGATGAAGCAATTACGTATTTAGCTGAAAAAGGATATCAGCCAGAATTTGGTGCCCGTCCTGTAAAAAGAGTGATTCAGAAGGAAGTATTAAATCAGCTTTCTAAAGAAATTTTATCTGGAAAAATCACAACAGATAGTATTATTTTAATTGATGCTTTTGATGATAAATTGGTTTTTAGAAATCAGTCTGATTTTGTAGAAAATGTATAA
- a CDS encoding histidine phosphatase family protein, with amino-acid sequence MKKFLLLFVFAFTFITACSSDETTTYYLIRHAEKDRTNKSNRNPILNKNGIERAEKWANHFKNVPFDAIYSTNYNRTIETATPTADSKSLKIKKYNPSKMYDSIFQQETKGKTVLIVGHSNTTPAFVNKILGEKKYEDIDDNNNANLYIVTISGDEKTSVVEKVE; translated from the coding sequence ATGAAGAAATTTTTACTGCTTTTTGTTTTCGCTTTTACTTTTATAACTGCTTGTTCTTCCGATGAAACAACCACGTATTATTTAATTCGTCATGCAGAAAAAGACAGAACAAATAAATCTAATAGAAATCCTATTTTAAATAAAAACGGAATAGAAAGGGCAGAAAAATGGGCAAATCATTTTAAAAACGTTCCGTTTGATGCTATTTACTCAACAAACTACAACAGAACTATAGAAACTGCTACACCAACTGCAGACAGTAAAAGTTTAAAAATTAAAAAGTACAATCCGAGTAAAATGTACGATTCCATTTTTCAGCAAGAAACAAAAGGCAAAACCGTTTTAATAGTTGGACATAGCAACACCACTCCTGCTTTTGTAAATAAGATTTTAGGAGAAAAAAAGTATGAAGATATAGACGATAACAATAACGCTAACTTATATATTGTTACTATTTCTGGTGATGAAAAAACAAGTGTTGTAGAAAAAGTTGAATAA
- a CDS encoding DUF6503 family protein — translation MKYLPILFLAFLISCKPSENKLTAQQIIDKAIISSGSDKVANSEINFKFRDKKYIANRKPNGSFKLTRKQKDDKVGFISDVLSNDGFKRLVNGTPYQVNDSIANILSNSVNSVHYFSVLPFGLNDKAVIKKLLPSTSIKDEEYYKVQVTFSEDGGGEDFDDVFIYWIGKQDFLVDYLAYSYHTNDGGKRFRAITKEVLKNGIRFVNYDNYKPLNDGISLIDIDKAFEKNELKKLSEINLENIEVQILE, via the coding sequence ATGAAATATTTACCAATTCTTTTTTTAGCTTTTTTAATTTCTTGTAAACCTTCTGAAAACAAGTTGACTGCACAACAAATTATAGATAAGGCTATTATTTCATCAGGGTCAGATAAAGTAGCTAATTCCGAAATTAATTTTAAATTTAGAGACAAAAAATATATTGCAAATAGAAAACCTAATGGAAGTTTTAAGCTTACAAGAAAGCAGAAAGATGACAAAGTAGGGTTTATTTCTGATGTTTTAAGTAATGACGGGTTTAAAAGATTAGTGAACGGAACTCCTTATCAAGTAAACGATTCGATAGCTAACATTTTATCGAATTCGGTAAATTCTGTGCATTATTTTTCTGTGTTACCCTTCGGATTAAATGACAAGGCAGTTATAAAAAAGTTATTACCATCAACTTCGATAAAAGACGAAGAGTATTATAAAGTACAAGTTACTTTCTCTGAAGATGGAGGAGGAGAAGATTTTGATGATGTTTTTATTTATTGGATTGGTAAACAAGATTTTTTAGTTGATTATTTAGCATATTCTTACCATACAAATGATGGAGGAAAACGTTTTAGAGCTATAACCAAAGAAGTCTTAAAAAACGGAATTCGTTTTGTAAATTATGATAATTATAAGCCTTTAAATGATGGGATTTCTTTAATTGATATAGATAAAGCGTTTGAAAAAAATGAGCTTAAAAAATTATCAGAAATAAATTTAGAAAATATAGAAGTACAGATTTTGGAGTAA
- the smpB gene encoding SsrA-binding protein SmpB: MAVQKKINIKNKKARFEFEILDKYVAGIQLTGTEIKSIRLSQARITESFCEFNDGGELFIVNMYIQEYMFGHHFNHKPKSERRLLMHKRELRSLRKDVEAKGNTIVPLRLFINDKGFAKLEIALAKGKQTHDKREVIKDRDNKRDLARIKKSFNG, translated from the coding sequence ATGGCTGTTCAGAAAAAGATAAACATAAAGAACAAAAAAGCACGTTTCGAATTTGAAATTCTAGACAAATACGTTGCTGGAATTCAGTTAACCGGAACGGAAATAAAATCTATTCGTTTAAGTCAGGCTAGAATTACAGAGAGTTTTTGTGAATTTAATGATGGCGGAGAATTGTTTATTGTAAATATGTACATTCAAGAATACATGTTTGGGCATCACTTTAACCACAAACCTAAAAGTGAACGTAGATTATTAATGCACAAACGTGAATTACGATCTTTAAGAAAAGACGTTGAAGCAAAAGGAAATACCATTGTTCCTTTACGTTTGTTTATTAATGATAAAGGTTTTGCCAAATTAGAAATTGCATTGGCAAAAGGAAAACAAACGCACGACAAACGAGAAGTTATTAAAGACAGAGATAACAAACGTGATTTGGCACGTATTAAAAAGAGTTTTAACGGTTAA
- a CDS encoding geranylgeranylglycerol-phosphate geranylgeranyltransferase, translating to MDFLRLIRYKNLLMVLLTMVLTKYALIDSIFFSNLSFKNYTLIHTTYLGITLTHCLFILFSFSILCITAGGYIINDIFDVETDKINKPLKVIIEKSISKKKAWILYYFTSILGLLSGIYLSFTTENNLYSFFFLGTILALFLYSKYLKKTLFIGNLLVSVLLGLVVFITVIFNEPKAHNSNLLELIINMATSIRFLFIMITYIVFSVLTNLIREIIKDIEDINGDLKIKANTLPILFGRKRASKVAFFFSAILLVFLLIVLQSLINEYVLLTYGILFTLLPLLYFMYKLWFSESKKEFSFLSNLMKVIMLFGILSMILFKLK from the coding sequence ATGGATTTTTTAAGACTTATTCGTTACAAAAACCTATTGATGGTTTTATTAACAATGGTTTTAACCAAATACGCGCTAATAGATTCTATCTTTTTTAGCAATCTTAGTTTTAAAAATTACACCTTAATACACACTACTTATTTAGGAATTACCTTAACTCATTGTCTATTTATATTATTTTCTTTCAGCATTTTATGTATCACCGCTGGCGGATATATTATAAATGATATTTTTGATGTAGAAACTGATAAAATAAACAAACCATTAAAAGTAATTATAGAAAAATCTATTTCTAAAAAAAAGGCTTGGATTCTTTACTATTTTACCAGCATTCTAGGTTTACTCTCTGGTATATATTTATCCTTTACTACCGAAAACAATCTGTATAGTTTCTTTTTTTTAGGAACTATTTTAGCTCTCTTTTTATATTCTAAATACTTAAAAAAAACTCTTTTTATTGGTAATTTACTAGTTTCAGTTCTCTTAGGTTTGGTGGTCTTTATAACCGTAATATTTAACGAACCAAAAGCACATAACAGTAATTTGTTAGAATTAATAATTAACATGGCCACAAGTATTCGTTTTCTTTTTATAATGATAACTTATATTGTTTTTTCTGTACTGACCAATCTTATTAGAGAAATTATTAAAGATATAGAAGACATTAATGGCGATTTAAAAATAAAAGCTAATACATTACCTATTTTGTTTGGAAGAAAAAGAGCTTCTAAAGTCGCTTTTTTCTTTAGTGCCATTTTACTAGTGTTTCTTTTAATCGTTTTACAATCTTTAATAAATGAATACGTACTTTTAACCTACGGAATTCTGTTTACTTTACTTCCACTACTTTATTTTATGTACAAATTATGGTTTTCTGAAAGCAAAAAGGAATTTAGTTTTCTAAGTAATTTAATGAAAGTAATAATGCTTTTCGGAATTTTATCTATGATATTATTCAAACTGAAATAA
- a CDS encoding Maf family nucleotide pyrophosphatase, with translation MLREKLKEYNVILASKSPRRQQFFKDLDIDFTIQLKEVEEIYPPELKGTDITDFLADLKSKAFSNLSEKDILITSDTIVWLENTALGKPKDEADAFAMLRALSGKKHEVITSISIKSKQFQKIINDITVVSFKELSDDEINYYIKNYKPYDKAGAYGIQEWIGFIAIDNLEGSYFNVVGLPVQKLYAELMNL, from the coding sequence ATGTTAAGAGAAAAATTAAAAGAGTATAACGTTATATTAGCTTCTAAATCACCAAGAAGACAGCAATTTTTTAAAGATTTAGATATAGATTTTACAATTCAATTAAAAGAAGTTGAAGAAATTTATCCACCTGAATTAAAAGGAACAGACATTACAGATTTTTTAGCAGATTTAAAATCGAAAGCTTTTTCAAATTTATCAGAAAAAGATATCTTAATTACTTCAGACACCATTGTTTGGTTAGAAAATACAGCTTTAGGAAAACCAAAAGACGAAGCAGATGCTTTTGCCATGTTAAGGGCGTTATCTGGTAAAAAACATGAAGTAATTACTTCTATAAGTATAAAGAGCAAACAGTTTCAAAAGATTATAAATGACATTACCGTAGTTTCTTTTAAAGAACTATCTGATGACGAAATAAACTATTACATCAAAAATTACAAGCCTTATGACAAAGCTGGAGCATACGGTATACAAGAGTGGATTGGTTTTATAGCTATTGATAATTTAGAAGGAAGCTATTTTAATGTGGTGGGTTTACCGGTTCAAAAATTGTATGCCGAATTAATGAATCTATAA
- a CDS encoding carboxypeptidase-like regulatory domain-containing protein, which produces MQRLLYILCLFASLSTLSQNDTIRVKTLKGQIIHAESKKALSASHILNLNTVQGTITDDRGFFEIPTRANDTILVSYLGYESIKLKITNDLLKGNELLIALYEKPEEIREVVIKSTQLIGVLEIDVKQVPKDRFTRIKINGLPQTYEVGKPKGKDFSSPIAALFQPVDYLYNLFGSKPKQLKKLQKLKKEDDLRKMLAGKFDREVMMEYLQMDRQELTELLTDCNYSEYFIKKASDLQMIEAVLDCYENYKAIKNGKIERDKIPVKN; this is translated from the coding sequence ATGCAAAGACTATTATACATTTTGTGCTTATTCGCTTCTTTAAGCACACTCTCACAGAACGATACCATTCGTGTTAAAACGTTAAAAGGACAAATTATTCACGCCGAAAGTAAAAAAGCTTTAAGCGCTTCTCATATATTAAACCTAAATACAGTTCAAGGAACCATTACAGATGATAGAGGTTTTTTTGAAATACCAACAAGAGCAAACGACACAATCTTAGTTTCTTATTTAGGATACGAATCTATAAAACTAAAAATCACAAACGATTTATTAAAAGGAAACGAACTACTAATTGCTTTGTATGAAAAACCAGAAGAAATTAGAGAAGTTGTTATAAAATCCACACAATTAATAGGTGTTTTAGAAATTGACGTAAAACAAGTACCAAAAGATCGATTTACAAGAATTAAAATAAACGGACTACCACAAACCTATGAGGTTGGTAAACCTAAAGGAAAAGACTTCTCATCTCCTATTGCGGCATTATTTCAACCTGTAGATTACTTATACAATCTTTTTGGAAGCAAACCGAAACAATTAAAAAAATTACAGAAGCTTAAAAAAGAGGATGATTTACGTAAAATGTTAGCTGGTAAGTTTGACAGAGAAGTAATGATGGAATATCTGCAAATGGACAGACAAGAACTTACAGAATTACTTACAGACTGTAACTACTCTGAATACTTTATTAAAAAGGCGTCTGATTTACAAATGATAGAGGCTGTATTGGATTGTTACGAAAACTACAAAGCCATTAAAAACGGTAAAATTGAACGCGATAAAATTCCCGTAAAAAATTAA